The sequence below is a genomic window from Streptococcus oralis.
TCTCTTCCTCTTTTTCTTAATTTTCATGATGGTGGAATATCTGTGGTTACCTCTCAATTCTTTTCTTGCTGGTCTTTTACTCAGCCAGACGGGCTATTTGTTTATTTCTTACAATAATATTTTTGCCATTATCACGAGTTCTCCTTTAATCAGTCTGGCCTTTCTCGTCTTGATTGTAATCAATCTTTTGGTGGCCTATTTCCAGATTTGCCTACTCTTTATTGGGGCGCGTCACCTTCTCTACCACGAAAAGAGAACCTTGATTGAGTACAGTCGCAAAGTTTTCCAGCAAAGTTTTCTGTTCATGAAACGCTTGAGCTTCTGTAAGATGGCCTTTGTATTCTTCTACGTAGCCATGCTCTTTCCTTTCATCAGGAAAATTTTAAAAATTTATTACTTAAATAAAATCGTTATTCCAGACTTTATCGTGACTTATCTGGAAGACAAGTACTGGCTAGTAGGCTTGATGATTTTTGCATCTGCTTGGATTTTGCTCTATGTGTCTGTCCGACTCATGTTTGCCCTTCCGAAGATTCTCTTTGAAAAGAGGACTGTGAGAGAAGGAGTAAAATATAGTCTGCAAAAGACAAAAAAACAAGTTCTCTTTTATGCTTGGAACTTGCTACTTATTATTATTAAAACCTATCTCTTTTTCTTCCTTCTCTTGACTCCCTTGCTAATAGGACAGATTGTAATTGACAATTTAACACAGAAAGAATCACTGATTCTTGGAGTTATCAACTTTGTCTTGATGAAAAATGTTCACTATATGGCGTTGAGTTATTTCCTTGTTAAGTTTGTCTCCTTTTTGACAGGAGAGGAGCTGGAGATTATGCCAAGAAGAAAAAAAGATCACCTAATGAGGTGGGGGGTTATGGGCTGTGCTAGTATCTTTTTTGCGCTGGAAGGTTATATCTATCTGGAAGCTCCTGTGACAAATACCCCTTTAGTCATTTCACATAGGGGCGTTTCAAATAAAAATGGTGTACAAAACACTGTACAGTCTTTGGAAAAAACAGCGCAACTGAAACCAGATTTGATTGAAATGGATGTACAGGAGACCAAAGATGGTCAGTTTGTGATGATGCATGACGCCAATCTTAAGAACTTAGCAGGTATCAATGCCAGACCTCAAGACTTGACTTTGGAGGAGTTGACAGGGTTAGATATTTCTGAAAATGGCTATCGAACCAAAATATCTAGTTTTGATGATTATCTCAATCGCGCGAATGAACTTCATCAAAGATTGTTGATTGAAATCAAAACCAGTAAAAAAGACAGTCCACAAATGATGGAA
It includes:
- a CDS encoding glycerophosphoryl diester phosphodiesterase membrane domain-containing protein: MKPEKPKKLGFRKIYLNLDKVLFLFFLIFMMVEYLWLPLNSFLAGLLLSQTGYLFISYNNIFAIITSSPLISLAFLVLIVINLLVAYFQICLLFIGARHLLYHEKRTLIEYSRKVFQQSFLFMKRLSFCKMAFVFFYVAMLFPFIRKILKIYYLNKIVIPDFIVTYLEDKYWLVGLMIFASAWILLYVSVRLMFALPKILFEKRTVREGVKYSLQKTKKQVLFYAWNLLLIIIKTYLFFFLLLTPLLIGQIVIDNLTQKESLILGVINFVLMKNVHYMALSYFLVKFVSFLTGEELEIMPRRKKDHLMRWGVMGCASIFFALEGYIYLEAPVTNTPLVISHRGVSNKNGVQNTVQSLEKTAQLKPDLIEMDVQETKDGQFVMMHDANLKNLAGINARPQDLTLEELTGLDISENGYRTKISSFDDYLNRANELHQRLLIEIKTSKKDSPQMMERFLEKYGPIIKQYGHQMQSLDYHVIDQVLKYDSTIPVYFILPYNSIFPKTKATGYTMEYSTLDEYFVTKLWYTEQKLYVWTINSSDALDKSLQLSVDGMITDDMEMLQETLAAAQEDPEYTDLLLKKATEFFNF